A single window of Intrasporangium calvum DSM 43043 DNA harbors:
- a CDS encoding TetR/AcrR family transcriptional regulator: MTATDASPDRRAQLRQRHHRAIIDAAAALLDAKGPDGFTVDELAERADVSRRTVFNHFGSVDDIVIAVCSEVLGAVVDSVEAQATAQTDPAPASAFDEVAAALRTTDLVTPIAYLTRVLGAPGPEPSHRGALVLLRAFTEVSEHLSTQLLERHPEADVLTTRLLVSSLIGGLVVLHTHWLAATGGTVDEPSRAVWDDLLDQLIDRTRDGYGPRPVDAPTR; this comes from the coding sequence GTGACCGCGACTGACGCCTCCCCCGACCGTCGCGCGCAGCTGCGGCAGCGCCACCACCGGGCCATCATCGACGCGGCCGCCGCGCTCCTCGACGCCAAGGGACCCGACGGGTTCACCGTCGACGAGCTGGCCGAGCGCGCGGACGTGTCCCGACGCACGGTGTTCAACCACTTCGGCTCCGTCGACGACATCGTCATCGCCGTCTGCAGCGAGGTGCTCGGCGCCGTCGTCGACAGCGTGGAGGCGCAGGCGACCGCGCAGACCGACCCTGCGCCGGCGAGCGCCTTCGACGAGGTGGCGGCCGCGCTGCGGACCACCGACCTCGTGACCCCGATCGCCTACCTCACCCGGGTCCTCGGCGCGCCCGGCCCCGAGCCGTCCCACCGCGGGGCGCTCGTCCTGCTCCGCGCCTTCACCGAGGTGAGCGAGCACCTGTCCACCCAGCTGCTCGAGCGCCACCCCGAGGCCGACGTGCTGACGACCCGGCTGCTCGTCAGCTCCCTCATCGGGGGCCTCGTGGTGCTCCACACGCACTGGCTGGCAGCGACGGGCGGCACCGTGGACGAGCCGTCCCGGGCCGTCTGGGACGATCTGCTCGACCAGCTCATCGACCGCACTCGCGACGGCTACGGTCCCAGGCCTGTCGACGCGCCCACCCGCTGA
- a CDS encoding MMPL family transporter, whose translation MAEFLFRLGQSAARRARLVIALWFVLLLTAGLAFAVGAGTLTSTVSIPGTRTAQVTERLQAVLPQASGGNGTVVFATTDGSALTDAQRAAISAEVRDARGLDAVRTVVDPFETERDRAGRVDEIEQGRAQIEDGRQQLAAGVAKLEDGQTQLDAAREQADAAGTLDQIAEVLDGQQANLDASRKALQERADQLDAGSRQIDEGARLLELSSGIGMVSTDRSTALVTVLFDKPQVEVTQEDKDAVLAAFGSPLDGVKVSYSAELASGIPGILGVGEVIGIVVAGLVLIVMLGTLVGAGLPILTALIGVAIGALATMSLSSAIEMTSVTPVLGLMLGLAVGIDYSLFIVNRHRRQLKQGYDVEESIGLANGTSGNAVVFAGATVLIALLALNVTGIPFLGLMGTVGALSITIAVLIAVTLTPALLGVLGERILSRRERTRLAAAGARAEATALGAPPVDSAPTTRGPGTRPMSTLRAVGSIVLGISALLAIALPSLDLRLGLPDGSSEDTASTQYQAFSTISDQFGPGRNAPLLVVADIAGVPGDTPDVSVQAAVAEEIAAQGDVVAIAPIGLSEGRTVAAFQVVPAGGPNDPSTEQLVHTLRGLEPMGGAVSLDVAGMASGNIDISGKLSDALPAYLALVVGLSLVILVLVFRSLFVPAIATLGFVLSYFAAIGGVVAIYQWGWLSDIFGVDNPSPILSFLPTMLAGILFGLAMDYMLFLGSGMREAYVHGAPARLAVVQGLHAGRSVVTAAAIIMMAVFGGFVFSHSAMIRPIGFGLAFGVLVDAFVVRMLIVPSLMHLAGDRAWWLPGWLDRRLPNLDVEGAALERRHPHLEHHEEAVAPGRR comes from the coding sequence ATGGCTGAATTCCTCTTCCGACTCGGTCAGTCGGCGGCTCGCCGGGCCCGCCTCGTCATCGCTCTCTGGTTCGTCCTCCTCCTCACCGCCGGGTTGGCCTTCGCCGTCGGAGCAGGCACCCTGACGAGCACGGTCTCGATCCCGGGCACGCGCACCGCGCAGGTGACCGAGCGGCTCCAGGCCGTCCTGCCCCAGGCCTCCGGAGGCAACGGGACGGTCGTCTTCGCGACCACCGACGGCTCCGCCCTCACGGACGCCCAGCGGGCCGCGATCAGCGCCGAGGTGAGGGACGCGCGCGGCCTGGACGCCGTCCGGACGGTCGTCGACCCCTTTGAGACAGAGCGGGACCGGGCCGGCCGAGTCGACGAGATCGAGCAGGGGCGTGCGCAGATCGAGGACGGCCGCCAGCAGCTCGCGGCCGGTGTGGCCAAGCTGGAGGACGGCCAGACCCAGCTCGATGCGGCTCGCGAGCAAGCCGACGCCGCAGGCACGCTGGACCAGATCGCCGAGGTCCTCGATGGGCAGCAGGCCAACCTCGACGCCTCGCGCAAGGCGCTGCAGGAGCGGGCCGACCAGCTCGACGCCGGCAGCCGGCAGATCGACGAGGGAGCCCGGTTGCTGGAGCTCTCGTCCGGGATCGGGATGGTCTCGACGGACCGGAGCACGGCGCTCGTCACGGTTCTCTTCGACAAGCCCCAGGTCGAGGTCACGCAGGAGGACAAGGACGCCGTCCTCGCCGCGTTCGGCAGCCCCCTCGACGGCGTCAAGGTGTCCTACTCGGCTGAGCTGGCCAGTGGCATCCCCGGCATCCTCGGCGTGGGCGAGGTGATCGGCATCGTCGTCGCCGGGCTCGTCCTCATCGTCATGCTCGGCACCCTGGTCGGTGCGGGCCTGCCGATCCTCACCGCCCTGATCGGGGTCGCGATCGGAGCCCTCGCGACGATGTCGCTGTCGAGCGCCATCGAGATGACGTCCGTGACCCCGGTGCTCGGCCTCATGCTGGGCCTCGCCGTGGGCATCGACTACTCGCTCTTCATCGTCAACCGGCACCGGCGGCAGCTGAAGCAGGGCTATGACGTCGAGGAGTCGATCGGCCTGGCCAACGGGACCTCCGGCAACGCGGTCGTCTTCGCCGGGGCCACCGTCCTCATCGCGCTGCTCGCCCTCAACGTGACGGGCATCCCCTTCCTCGGCCTGATGGGCACGGTGGGCGCGCTGTCGATCACGATCGCGGTCCTCATCGCGGTCACGCTGACCCCGGCGCTGCTCGGCGTCCTCGGCGAGCGCATCCTCAGCCGCAGGGAACGCACCCGGCTCGCGGCGGCCGGCGCCCGAGCGGAGGCGACCGCCCTCGGCGCGCCCCCGGTCGACTCGGCGCCCACGACGCGTGGGCCGGGCACCCGCCCCATGTCGACGCTCCGGGCCGTCGGCAGCATCGTCCTCGGGATCAGTGCCCTGCTCGCCATCGCCCTGCCGTCCCTCGACCTGCGGCTCGGCCTGCCCGACGGGTCCTCGGAGGACACCGCCTCGACCCAGTACCAAGCCTTCTCGACGATCTCCGACCAGTTCGGGCCCGGCCGCAACGCCCCCCTCCTCGTCGTCGCCGACATCGCGGGAGTGCCCGGGGACACTCCCGACGTCAGCGTCCAGGCCGCCGTCGCCGAGGAGATCGCCGCCCAGGGCGACGTCGTCGCCATCGCGCCGATCGGGCTGTCCGAGGGTCGCACCGTGGCCGCCTTCCAGGTGGTCCCGGCCGGCGGGCCCAACGACCCCTCCACAGAGCAGCTCGTCCACACCCTGCGAGGGCTCGAGCCGATGGGCGGCGCGGTCAGCCTCGACGTCGCCGGCATGGCGAGCGGCAACATCGACATCTCCGGCAAGCTGTCCGACGCGCTGCCGGCCTACCTCGCCCTGGTGGTCGGCCTGTCGCTCGTCATCCTCGTCCTCGTCTTCCGCTCGCTCTTCGTGCCGGCGATCGCGACGCTCGGGTTCGTCCTCTCCTACTTCGCCGCGATCGGTGGTGTCGTCGCGATCTACCAGTGGGGCTGGCTGTCCGACATCTTCGGCGTCGACAACCCGAGCCCCATCCTCAGCTTCCTGCCGACGATGCTCGCCGGCATCCTCTTCGGCCTCGCCATGGACTACATGCTCTTCCTCGGCTCGGGCATGCGTGAGGCGTACGTCCACGGAGCCCCGGCCCGGCTGGCCGTCGTCCAGGGGCTGCACGCCGGTCGGAGCGTCGTCACGGCGGCCGCGATCATCATGATGGCGGTGTTCGGCGGCTTCGTCTTCTCGCACAGCGCGATGATCCGGCCGATCGGCTTCGGCCTCGCGTTCGGCGTCCTCGTCGATGCCTTCGTGGTGCGGATGCTCATCGTGCCGTCGCTGATGCACCTGGCCGGCGACCGGGCCTGGTGGCTGCCGGGCTGGCTCGACCGCAGGCTGCCCAACCTCGACGTCGAGGGAGCGGCTCTCGAGCGCCGCCACCCCCACCTCGAGCACCACGAGGAGGCGGTCGCACCCGGCCGACGCTGA
- a CDS encoding amidase — protein MPDLIRSTATEVVALLRAGEVSPTEVLDALEAHVTATDPVVNALPIRFFDAARVAAQRLERDRPTPTGRGWLAGLPVAVKDYNDVGGQLTTNGSPINRHHVAAESDAMVRRLESHGGVPYAKTNVPEFAGGHTDNTVWGATRNPWDTGRTAGGSSGGSAAALASGSAWLATGNDLGGSLRTPAGYNGVVGVRPTPGLVPRKQPPVPFDALWVEGPMARNVADVALMLDALAGPDRHDPLTHEPPARSFVERLEELPPRLRVAYSPDLGLLPVDRGVREVTEGALHHFASLGAEVTSACPDFTGAHDAFQALRAQLLATINGHLLETDRDRIKDDIVWNIELGLTQPLTAVQAAERSRGELIHRTMDFFADHDLLVVPSAQLDPFPVGWTWPRDIDGTEQHTYVDWIAITFLITLTACPVVALPCGFSAEGLPVGLQLVGRPGSESELLAVAAGLERSVGIAAQLPISPRER, from the coding sequence ATGCCGGACCTGATCCGCTCCACCGCCACCGAGGTCGTCGCTCTCCTCCGTGCCGGGGAGGTGTCCCCCACCGAGGTGCTGGACGCCCTCGAGGCGCACGTCACGGCGACGGACCCGGTCGTCAACGCGCTGCCCATCCGCTTCTTCGACGCCGCCCGCGTGGCGGCCCAACGGCTCGAGCGGGACCGGCCCACGCCGACCGGGCGCGGCTGGCTCGCGGGGCTCCCGGTGGCGGTCAAGGACTACAACGACGTCGGCGGGCAGCTCACGACGAACGGCTCGCCGATCAACCGCCACCACGTCGCCGCCGAGTCCGACGCGATGGTGCGCCGGCTCGAGAGCCACGGCGGCGTGCCGTACGCGAAGACCAACGTGCCCGAGTTCGCGGGCGGGCACACCGACAACACGGTCTGGGGCGCCACGCGCAACCCCTGGGACACCGGGCGGACGGCCGGCGGTTCGTCCGGCGGGTCCGCAGCGGCACTCGCCTCCGGTAGCGCCTGGCTCGCCACTGGCAACGACCTGGGCGGCAGCCTGCGCACCCCTGCCGGCTACAACGGCGTCGTCGGGGTCCGCCCGACACCGGGGCTCGTTCCCCGCAAGCAGCCTCCGGTCCCCTTCGACGCGCTCTGGGTCGAGGGACCGATGGCCCGCAACGTCGCCGACGTCGCCCTCATGCTCGACGCCCTCGCCGGTCCCGACCGGCACGATCCCCTCACCCACGAGCCGCCGGCGCGGTCCTTCGTCGAACGACTGGAGGAGCTCCCGCCGCGACTGCGGGTCGCCTACTCGCCCGACCTGGGGCTGCTGCCCGTCGACCGTGGCGTGCGCGAGGTCACCGAGGGCGCCCTCCACCACTTCGCCTCCCTCGGAGCCGAGGTGACCTCGGCCTGCCCCGACTTCACCGGCGCCCACGACGCCTTCCAGGCCCTCCGCGCCCAGCTCCTCGCCACGATCAACGGGCACCTCCTCGAGACCGACCGCGACCGGATCAAGGACGACATCGTCTGGAACATCGAGCTGGGCCTGACGCAGCCGCTCACGGCGGTCCAGGCCGCCGAACGGTCACGCGGCGAGCTGATCCACCGGACCATGGACTTCTTCGCCGACCACGACCTGCTCGTCGTCCCCTCGGCCCAGCTCGACCCCTTCCCCGTCGGCTGGACGTGGCCGCGCGATATCGACGGGACGGAGCAGCACACCTACGTCGACTGGATCGCGATCACCTTCCTGATCACCCTCACCGCCTGCCCCGTCGTCGCGCTGCCGTGCGGCTTCTCCGCCGAGGGGCTCCCGGTCGGGCTGCAGCTCGTCGGCCGGCCCGGGTCGGAGAGCGAGCTGCTCGCCGTGGCGGCGGGACTCGAGCGGTCGGTCGGGATCGCGGCGCAGCTCCCGATCAGTCCGCGGGAGCGCTGA
- a CDS encoding endonuclease/exonuclease/phosphatase family protein yields the protein MRVATFNILNGRVPADQHVDPTGLADAVKRLDADILALQEVDQNQHRSGFADLTSVAAEAMDAPHHRFVAAIHGSPGATWVASTGDEQPDSAAYGVALLSRYPVKGWQVIRLEPVPFRVPMRFRGRLRPYLVTDEPRVAVLATVDSPVGECTVVGTHLSFIPRWNVHQLRKVVRATLDCREPVILMGDLNMGPDQAERTTGLRAAASHATYPVGAPSEQIDHVLVRGPLTTSDSGAPALPISDHRALWADVEREP from the coding sequence ATGCGAGTCGCCACGTTCAACATCCTCAACGGGCGCGTGCCGGCGGACCAGCACGTGGACCCGACCGGCCTGGCCGACGCGGTGAAGCGCCTCGACGCGGACATCCTGGCCCTCCAGGAGGTGGACCAGAACCAGCACCGCTCCGGCTTCGCCGACCTCACCTCGGTCGCGGCGGAGGCGATGGATGCCCCCCACCACCGGTTCGTCGCGGCGATCCACGGCAGCCCGGGGGCGACCTGGGTCGCCTCGACGGGGGACGAGCAGCCCGACTCAGCCGCCTACGGAGTCGCCCTCCTCTCGCGTTACCCCGTCAAGGGGTGGCAGGTGATCCGCCTCGAGCCCGTGCCGTTCCGGGTTCCCATGCGCTTCAGGGGTCGGCTGCGGCCGTACCTCGTCACCGACGAGCCCCGGGTCGCCGTGCTGGCCACCGTGGACTCACCGGTGGGTGAGTGCACCGTGGTGGGGACCCACCTGTCCTTCATCCCCCGGTGGAACGTGCACCAGCTCCGCAAGGTCGTGCGAGCGACCCTCGACTGCCGGGAGCCGGTGATCCTGATGGGAGACCTCAACATGGGGCCGGATCAGGCGGAGCGCACCACCGGGCTCCGCGCGGCGGCCAGCCACGCCACGTACCCCGTCGGCGCGCCGAGCGAGCAGATCGACCACGTCCTCGTCCGCGGGCCGCTCACGACGAGCGACAGCGGCGCGCCCGCACTTCCCATCTCCGACCACCGGGCCCTCTGGGCCGACGTGGAGCGCGAGCCGTGA
- a CDS encoding nucleotidyltransferase family protein: protein MGEPDQHDLREALKTVAVALKRAGRPFALIGGYGVWARGGPEPNHDADFLIAKEDAAEVAQALADQGLQVVQPPEDWLFKVFVDDALVDVIFRPAGTFADRSVVERATPLRVLSIEMPVMPATDLLVHRLNALTEHYCDFAVHVPVARALREQVDWDVVRRDTAHNDFAAALLFLLERLEIISSPEAPGVVNGATRLGPSPTST, encoded by the coding sequence ATGGGAGAACCTGACCAGCACGACCTGCGAGAGGCGCTCAAGACCGTCGCCGTCGCCCTGAAGCGGGCCGGGCGACCGTTCGCGCTCATCGGCGGCTACGGCGTCTGGGCGCGGGGCGGTCCTGAGCCCAACCACGACGCCGACTTCCTCATCGCCAAGGAGGACGCGGCCGAGGTCGCCCAGGCGCTGGCCGACCAGGGACTGCAGGTCGTCCAGCCGCCGGAGGACTGGCTGTTCAAGGTCTTCGTCGACGACGCCCTCGTCGACGTCATCTTCCGACCCGCCGGGACCTTCGCGGACCGCAGCGTCGTCGAGCGGGCCACCCCGCTCCGCGTCCTGTCGATCGAGATGCCGGTCATGCCCGCCACCGACCTGCTCGTCCATCGGCTCAACGCACTGACGGAGCACTACTGCGACTTCGCGGTGCACGTCCCGGTGGCTCGGGCCCTGCGGGAGCAGGTCGACTGGGACGTGGTGCGGCGCGACACGGCCCACAACGACTTCGCCGCCGCCCTGCTCTTCCTCCTCGAACGGCTCGAGATCATCAGCTCTCCTGAGGCCCCTGGTGTGGTGAACGGGGCCACCCGCCTCGGTCCTTCACCGACGAGCACCTGA
- a CDS encoding P1 family peptidase produces MEDDPDGRPVRPRARQLDLAFGELGTGPHNAITDVADVAVGHTTLRDDAAGLHSGVTAISHPALAAGTSLPAGLFVGNGYGKLVGATQVVELGLLETPVLLTSTLSTFRAADALVTWVLEHHPGPPTSVNPVVGEINDSWLSSAVPRAVTAEHVHAALRAAGPGPVAMGNVGGGTGACALGFKGGVGTASRVLPGARGGTIGVIVQANMGGTLRLGGRLLRPGDLGLRAAGPVTAEAGSCVIVAAVDFPCSALDLTRLARRLVFGLGRTGARFSHGSGDYGLAFSVVPGPPSEALPPERLSAAFEAAMDCVEEAVVDALLAADTVRTPDGRVAHALPAEAVRARGGGDPLGAGVR; encoded by the coding sequence GTGGAGGATGACCCTGACGGCCGGCCCGTCCGCCCCCGGGCCCGACAGCTCGACCTGGCCTTCGGCGAGCTCGGGACCGGTCCGCACAACGCGATCACGGACGTCGCGGACGTGGCGGTGGGCCACACCACGCTCCGCGACGACGCGGCGGGCCTCCACTCGGGAGTCACCGCGATCAGCCATCCGGCCCTCGCTGCCGGCACCTCGCTGCCAGCGGGACTGTTCGTCGGCAACGGCTACGGCAAGCTCGTCGGAGCCACCCAGGTGGTCGAGCTCGGCCTGCTCGAGACGCCAGTGCTGCTCACCTCGACGCTGTCGACGTTCCGGGCCGCCGACGCCCTGGTGACGTGGGTCCTCGAGCACCACCCGGGGCCACCGACGAGCGTCAACCCCGTCGTGGGCGAGATCAACGACTCGTGGCTCTCCTCGGCCGTTCCGCGGGCCGTCACCGCGGAGCACGTGCACGCGGCACTCCGGGCCGCCGGTCCGGGCCCCGTCGCGATGGGCAACGTCGGCGGGGGAACGGGTGCCTGTGCCCTCGGGTTCAAGGGCGGCGTCGGGACCGCCTCGCGGGTCCTGCCGGGTGCCCGCGGGGGCACCATCGGCGTCATCGTCCAGGCCAACATGGGTGGCACGTTGCGGCTCGGCGGCCGGCTGCTCCGCCCTGGGGACCTCGGGCTGCGCGCCGCAGGTCCCGTCACCGCCGAGGCCGGGTCCTGCGTCATCGTCGCCGCCGTCGACTTCCCCTGCTCGGCACTCGACCTCACGCGCCTGGCGCGACGTCTCGTGTTCGGGCTCGGTCGGACGGGGGCGCGCTTCAGCCATGGCAGCGGCGACTACGGGCTGGCCTTCTCCGTCGTACCCGGGCCGCCCTCCGAGGCCCTTCCGCCAGAGCGGCTGAGCGCGGCCTTCGAGGCGGCCATGGACTGCGTGGAGGAGGCCGTCGTCGATGCGCTCCTCGCGGCGGACACGGTCCGCACGCCCGACGGCCGCGTGGCCCACGCCCTGCCGGCCGAAGCCGTGCGGGCCCGTGGTGGGGGCGACCCTTTGGGGGCCGGGGTCCGATAG
- a CDS encoding sensor histidine kinase — translation MERWAGGVDVRTRGESGSATALPRRRQLMGFGLCLVGLPLLTVATLAAGLPDRGESILLVYLLAVVVIAVVGGLLPGVLAGVGGFLSANWFHTPPYKTLTVERPEALVDLVVFVLVAVIVSVVVEIGARDRARAEHNRLATAREAARAERLVETDRVRSALLTAVSHDLRTPIAAIKAASSGLRQEDVDWEPAQQSELLAAIEGGADRLADLVDDLLAMSRIQAGALSVQLTAIPVDEVIDRALAGWVDPVTVVVSDPVPVVLADSPLLERALANVLDNARRFTPDGHAPEIRAGRAGGSQRRRVEIRVVDHGPGAPPARWESMFAPFQRLDDRTPGGLGLGLAVARGLVAAMSGTIRPEATPGGGLTMCIDLPEAR, via the coding sequence GTGGAGCGGTGGGCGGGTGGAGTGGACGTCCGGACTCGGGGAGAGTCCGGGTCCGCCACCGCGCTGCCCCGGCGCCGGCAGCTCATGGGGTTCGGACTCTGCCTGGTCGGCCTGCCGCTGCTCACCGTCGCCACGCTCGCGGCCGGGCTCCCCGACCGTGGCGAGAGCATCCTGCTCGTCTATCTCCTCGCCGTGGTCGTCATCGCTGTCGTCGGTGGCCTGCTCCCGGGCGTGCTCGCGGGAGTGGGGGGCTTCCTCTCCGCGAACTGGTTCCACACCCCGCCCTACAAGACCCTGACCGTCGAGCGGCCGGAGGCCCTCGTCGACCTCGTCGTCTTCGTCCTCGTCGCGGTCATCGTCAGCGTCGTGGTCGAGATCGGGGCACGGGACCGCGCCCGGGCGGAACACAACCGCCTGGCGACAGCCCGGGAGGCCGCCCGCGCCGAGCGGCTCGTCGAGACGGACCGCGTCCGCTCTGCCCTGCTCACGGCGGTCAGCCACGACCTTCGCACCCCGATCGCCGCGATCAAGGCCGCCTCGTCCGGGCTGCGTCAGGAGGACGTCGACTGGGAGCCGGCCCAGCAGAGCGAGCTCCTGGCCGCCATCGAGGGGGGCGCCGACCGGCTCGCCGATCTCGTCGACGACCTGCTCGCGATGAGCCGGATCCAGGCCGGCGCACTGTCCGTGCAGCTCACGGCGATCCCCGTCGACGAGGTGATCGACCGAGCACTCGCAGGGTGGGTGGACCCGGTCACCGTGGTGGTCTCCGATCCCGTCCCGGTGGTCCTCGCCGACTCGCCGCTGCTCGAGCGGGCGCTCGCCAACGTCCTCGACAACGCCCGCCGGTTCACCCCCGACGGCCACGCCCCCGAGATCCGCGCAGGTCGCGCCGGAGGGTCCCAACGGCGCAGGGTCGAGATCCGGGTCGTCGACCACGGACCCGGCGCCCCACCGGCGCGTTGGGAGTCCATGTTCGCGCCGTTCCAGCGGCTGGACGACAGAACTCCCGGCGGGTTGGGCCTGGGCCTGGCCGTCGCGCGCGGCCTCGTCGCGGCCATGTCCGGGACGATCCGGCCCGAGGCGACACCGGGCGGCGGGCTGACGATGTGCATCGACCTCCCGGAGGCCCGATGA
- a CDS encoding response regulator produces the protein MTRVLIVEDDDRLRRTLAINLQARRHEVHTAADGGTGLELAATIHPDLVILDLGLPDMDGVEMVSLLRRRSAVPVIILSARDAEATKVAALDAGADDYVTKPFGMEELLARMRAAVRRATPEDLAHVETPTLSIDLRAKRVLRDGLEVRLTPTEWHLLEALVRSPGRLVPGRELLRQVWGPSYGEETNYLRVYMAQLRRKLEELPASPRHLITEPGLGYRFEL, from the coding sequence ATGACCCGCGTCCTGATCGTCGAGGATGACGACCGGCTGCGCCGGACGCTCGCCATCAACCTCCAGGCCCGCAGGCACGAGGTGCACACGGCAGCTGACGGCGGGACCGGTCTCGAGCTCGCCGCGACCATCCACCCCGACCTGGTCATCCTCGACCTCGGCCTGCCCGACATGGACGGCGTCGAGATGGTCTCGCTGCTGCGCCGGCGCAGCGCCGTGCCGGTCATCATCCTGTCCGCGCGGGACGCCGAGGCCACCAAGGTCGCCGCGCTCGATGCCGGCGCTGACGACTACGTCACCAAGCCGTTCGGCATGGAGGAGCTGCTCGCCCGGATGCGCGCCGCCGTGCGACGGGCGACCCCCGAGGACCTGGCCCACGTCGAGACCCCGACCCTGTCGATCGACCTGCGGGCCAAGCGGGTCCTCCGCGACGGGCTCGAGGTCCGGCTGACCCCGACCGAGTGGCACCTGCTCGAGGCGCTGGTGCGGTCCCCGGGGCGACTCGTCCCGGGACGCGAGCTCCTGCGGCAGGTGTGGGGCCCGTCCTACGGCGAGGAGACGAACTACCTGCGGGTCTACATGGCCCAGCTGCGCCGCAAGCTCGAGGAGCTCCCGGCCTCGCCCCGTCACCTCATCACCGAGCCGGGGCTGGGTTATCGCTTCGAGCTGTGA
- a CDS encoding TIGR04053 family radical SAM/SPASM domain-containing protein — MSPHSPTAPSKVNFDQRPMLVFWEVTRACQLACKHCRANAMAGALPGELNHEQGLDLIDQVAAFGRPYPILVLTGGDCLLRPDIWELVEASRARGIPTALSPSVTPQLTPETIARMVDSGINAVSISLDGACAATHDGVRGIPGHFADTIPAIRALSDAGLTVQINTTVMKSNLDELADVAKLISDAGAHIWEVFFLVHVGRGVAEGAISAEEHEDVCNFLYDASQHGFIVRTVEAPFFRRVVAWRQDGAAPPETTTYRQLSARLTELMGEPAARVRAQTARTRDGKGIVFVGYDGEVTPAGFLPLPLGSVKERPLAEIYRDTPLLRDIRAARFSGRCGVCEYADLCGGSRARAYAAYGDPLAEDPACGYLPGTAAPEPAGLAEPAGLAEPAGLAEPAPPLTSVHA, encoded by the coding sequence ATGTCTCCGCACAGCCCCACAGCACCGAGCAAGGTCAACTTCGACCAGCGACCGATGCTCGTCTTCTGGGAGGTCACCCGAGCCTGCCAGCTGGCCTGCAAGCACTGCCGGGCGAACGCGATGGCCGGCGCCCTCCCCGGAGAGCTCAACCATGAGCAGGGCCTCGACCTGATCGACCAGGTCGCCGCCTTCGGCCGGCCGTACCCGATCCTCGTGCTCACCGGTGGCGACTGCCTGCTGCGCCCAGACATCTGGGAGCTCGTCGAGGCCTCCCGCGCGCGCGGCATCCCCACCGCACTGTCACCGTCGGTGACGCCCCAGCTGACGCCCGAGACGATCGCCCGGATGGTCGACTCCGGCATCAACGCCGTGTCGATCAGCCTCGACGGCGCCTGCGCCGCCACCCACGACGGCGTGCGCGGTATCCCCGGGCACTTCGCGGACACGATCCCGGCCATCCGGGCGCTCTCCGACGCCGGCCTCACCGTCCAGATCAACACGACCGTGATGAAGAGCAACCTCGACGAGCTCGCCGACGTCGCCAAGCTCATCTCCGACGCCGGCGCCCACATCTGGGAGGTCTTCTTCCTCGTCCACGTCGGCCGCGGCGTCGCCGAGGGCGCGATCAGCGCCGAGGAGCACGAGGACGTCTGCAACTTCCTCTACGACGCGAGCCAGCACGGCTTCATCGTCCGGACCGTCGAGGCGCCCTTCTTCCGTCGCGTCGTCGCCTGGCGTCAAGACGGTGCTGCGCCCCCCGAGACCACCACCTACCGGCAGCTGTCCGCCCGGCTCACCGAGCTCATGGGCGAGCCGGCGGCTCGGGTCCGCGCCCAGACCGCACGGACCCGGGACGGCAAGGGCATCGTCTTCGTCGGCTACGACGGCGAAGTGACTCCGGCCGGCTTCCTCCCCCTGCCGCTCGGCTCGGTCAAGGAACGCCCCCTCGCCGAGATCTACCGCGACACTCCCCTGCTGCGCGACATCCGGGCCGCCCGCTTCTCGGGCCGGTGCGGCGTGTGCGAGTACGCCGACCTGTGCGGCGGCTCCCGAGCCCGGGCCTACGCCGCGTACGGCGACCCGCTCGCCGAGGACCCGGCCTGCGGGTACCTGCCCGGCACCGCCGCGCCTGAGCCGGCCGGACTGGCCGAGCCGGCCGGACTGGCCGAGCCGGCCGGACTGGCCGAGCCGGCGCCGCCGTTGACCTCTGTGCACGCCTGA